TGGAGTCGTTTTCCAATATAAAACACCTTGAATTTGACATACCTTCCCGTCAACTTGGAATTTACCACATTGGTGACATAGATCAAATTCATCAGGCTATCAGCGAGTTGAACCTAAACGATAAATTGGAAAACACAGAAGACGCTGATTTGCCTTCAGTTGTTGACGAATCGCATCAAAGGAAAATACTATGGTGGGTATTGGGCATCAATTTCGGCTTCTTTGTAGTAGAAATGACTACCGGATGGATATCCCGCTCTATGGGTCTGGTGGCTGACTCGCTGGATATGCTGGCAGATTCCATCGTCTACGGCCTGAGCTTATTTGCTGTCGGTGCAGCTATTTCTCGTAAGAAGAAAGTAGCCAAAATCAGTGGCTATTTTCAGATGGGATTGGCTCTGTTAGGTTTTTCAGAAGTTTTGCGCAGGTTTTTCAGCGAAAGCGAAACACCGCTGTTTCAATGGATGATCATCATTTCGGTACTTGCCTTAATTGGTAACTTGGTCTCGCTTTGGCTGATCAACAAAGCTAAAAGTGATGAAGCTCACATGCAGGCCAGTGCGATATTTACATCTAATGATATTATAGTGAATGGAGGGGTAATACTAGCTGGGATTCTGGTTTATTTTCTAAAAAGTAAATGGCCGGATCTGGTTGTTGGTGGTGTTGTTTTCTCCTTTGTTATGCGTGGTGCTTTTCGAATACTGAAATTGGCAAAATGATTATGGGACATAATCACAATCATTCACATAATCATTCAGAGGGCAATGTAAAAGTAGCCTTCTTTCTCAACCTTGCCTTTACAATCATTGAGATCATTGGTGGTCTCTATACCAATAGTTTGGCTATCCTGTCGGATGCACTGCATGATTTAGGAGATAGCCTCAGTTTAGGACTTTCGTGGTACTTTCAGAAGCTATCCAAGAAAGGTAGAACCAAGACATTCTCTTACGGGTACAAACGATTCTCATTGCTTGGTGCGATAATCAATTCGATTGTGTTAGTGGCAGGGTCAATATTCATCCTGACAAAAGCGATTCCTGAACTCTTTAATCCTGGGGGAACAAATGTTGAAGGCATGCTCTATCTATCGATTTTGGGAATAGTAGTAAATGGTGCAGCTGTTTTCAAACTCCGAAAAGGAGAATCTCTGAATGAAAAAGTAGTTTCACTACATCTTTTAGAAGATGTCTTGGGATGGGTGGCCGTTCTTATAGGTAGTGTCATTATGATGTATACAGATGCACCATTTATAGATCCGTTACTCTCAGTACTAATCTCGCTTTTTGTTTTGTACAATGTTTACAAAAACCTCAAAAAGAGCCTTTTAGTAATTCTTCAGGGCATTCCCGAGGAAATTTCCATTGACGACATTCGGCAAAAGCTCAAGAACATATCAAAAGTTACTGACATCCATGACTGCCACGCATGGTCGATGGACGGCCAGTACAACATTCTTACACTTCACCTTCGACTAGATAAAGACTACAAACTTTCAGAACAAGCTAAGCTCAAAGAGCAAGTAAGAACACAATTAAAAGATGAATCGATTAATCACATTACCATAGAGTTTGAAGCACAGGGTGAAAACTGTGAGTTGGAGGATTGTTGATCAAATCATTTGATAAGTGATGAAAAAATATCAGATTAAAACAAAATGAAGCTAAACACCCTCTACATAAAAAACATGGTTTGTCCTCGCTGTATTGACACAGTGAAGGACATTTTGGATAACCTGAATATAGAAACCTCCTCCATTGAACTCGGAGAAGTTCATACACCAAACAACATCACGAGTGATCAGAAATCACAGCTGGAGGAACTACTGGCAGCACGAGGCTTTGAGTTGCTTCAAGATCAAAAGTCGAAACTGATCGGACAGATCAAAGCGATCATTGTAGATCAAATTCATCACAACAAAGAAGCCTTAAATATCAATTTCTCTACCCTAATAGCTGATAAACTGCACCAGGAGTATTCTTCTCTCAGCAGGCTTTTCTCTTCTGTCGAAGGAGTCACTATTGAGCGGTTTATCCTTAAACAAAAAGTAGAGCGAGTGAAAGAGCTCATCTTTTACAATGAGCTAACGCTCTCAGAGATTGCTCATCAAATGGACTACAGCAGTGTAGCCCATCTATCCGCCCAATTCAAAAAAGAGACGGGCATGACCCCCACAGCTTTTAAGAAAATGAGAAATCCGGGACGGCAATCACTGGATCAGCTGTGATCAAAATCTCATAAGCCTTTTTCAAAATTGTGTAACAGCCACAAGCAGCTTACCGATCATCTTTGTATCGTGACAATTAATACGATAACAAGATGACCAAAGAATATACAATTACCGGAATGACTTGCACTGGCTGTTTGGCCA
Above is a genomic segment from Cryomorphaceae bacterium 1068 containing:
- a CDS encoding cation transporter produces the protein MKKTIFKISRMDCSSEEQLIRMKLESFSNIKHLEFDIPSRQLGIYHIGDIDQIHQAISELNLNDKLENTEDADLPSVVDESHQRKILWWVLGINFGFFVVEMTTGWISRSMGLVADSLDMLADSIVYGLSLFAVGAAISRKKKVAKISGYFQMGLALLGFSEVLRRFFSESETPLFQWMIIISVLALIGNLVSLWLINKAKSDEAHMQASAIFTSNDIIVNGGVILAGILVYFLKSKWPDLVVGGVVFSFVMRGAFRILKLAK
- a CDS encoding cation diffusion facilitator family transporter; this encodes MGHNHNHSHNHSEGNVKVAFFLNLAFTIIEIIGGLYTNSLAILSDALHDLGDSLSLGLSWYFQKLSKKGRTKTFSYGYKRFSLLGAIINSIVLVAGSIFILTKAIPELFNPGGTNVEGMLYLSILGIVVNGAAVFKLRKGESLNEKVVSLHLLEDVLGWVAVLIGSVIMMYTDAPFIDPLLSVLISLFVLYNVYKNLKKSLLVILQGIPEEISIDDIRQKLKNISKVTDIHDCHAWSMDGQYNILTLHLRLDKDYKLSEQAKLKEQVRTQLKDESINHITIEFEAQGENCELEDC
- a CDS encoding AraC family transcriptional regulator, with the translated sequence MKLNTLYIKNMVCPRCIDTVKDILDNLNIETSSIELGEVHTPNNITSDQKSQLEELLAARGFELLQDQKSKLIGQIKAIIVDQIHHNKEALNINFSTLIADKLHQEYSSLSRLFSSVEGVTIERFILKQKVERVKELIFYNELTLSEIAHQMDYSSVAHLSAQFKKETGMTPTAFKKMRNPGRQSLDQL